The Primulina eburnea isolate SZY01 chromosome 8, ASM2296580v1, whole genome shotgun sequence genome contains a region encoding:
- the LOC140838535 gene encoding GDSL esterase/lipase At4g10955-like: MGKRESEEETKSEILQVMETELATQNQHPYAFHVSGPRNVPSINWRDLISSNWKDGNYKRTVIACFIQAVYLLELDRQENRTTENALAPKWWIPFKYKLVETLVDERDGSIFGAILEWDRAAALTDFVLIRPSGAPRAVLALRGTLLKSPTIRRDIEDDLRFLAWESLKGSVRFSCALKALKSISEKYGSSNICISGHSLGAGFALQVGKALAKEGIFVEAHLFNPPSVSLVSSLRNMGEKAGIMWNRVKSIIPSSTEIQATGDDGSKSVTLGLKQWIPHLYVNNSDYICCYYADPDGREDSLAEKENTKPKNESCAAKLFVLSKGKQKFLEAHGLEQWWSDDLEMQTALNNSKLISRQLKSLYSLPPAERSPSKA; this comes from the exons ATGGGGAAGCGGGAGTCGGAGGAGGAGACGAAGAGTGAGATTCTGCAGGTGATGGAAACAGAGCTCGCCACTCAAAATCAACACCCGTATGCGTTTCATGTGTCTGGTCCTCGCAACGTTCCTTCCATTAACTGGAGAGATCTCATCAGTTCCAATTG GAAGGATGGTAATTACAAAAGGACAGTCATTGCCTGCTTTATACAAGCCGTGTACTTGCTTGAACTCGATAGGCAAGAGAACAGAACCACGGAAAACGCTCTTGCTCCTAAATGGTGGATACCCTTTAAGTACAAACTAGTTGAGACTCTCGTAGATGAAAGGGATGGATCAATTTTTGGTGCCATACTAGAATGGGATCGGGCTGCAGCATTAACAGATTTTGTGCTTATAAGACCTAGTGGTGCGCCAAGGGCTGTTTTGGCTCTCAGAGGAACACTTCTGAAAAGTCCAACTATTCGACGGGATATTGAGGATGATCTCCGGTTCCTAGCTTGGGAAAGCCTGAAGGGATCCGTAAGATTTAGTTGTGCTTTGAAGGCTCTAAAATCAATATCTGAAAAGTACGGTAGCAGCAATATATGCATTTCGGGCCATTCTCTGGGAGCCGGTTTTGCTCTTCAAGTCGGAAAAGCACTAGCCAAAGAAGGGATATTCGTGGAGGCACATTTGTTTAATCCCCCCTCAGTTTCACTGGTTTCAAGTCTAAGAAACATGGGAGAAAAAGCAGGGATTATGTGGAATAGAGTCAAGTCAATAATCCCTTCTAGTACTGAAATTCAGGCTACTGGTGATGATGGCTCGAAGTCTGTAACCTTAGGATTAAAGCAGTGGATACCGCATCTGTATGTAAATAATAGCGATTATATCTGTTGCTATTATGCCGATCCAGATGGCAGAGAAGACAGCTTGGCGGAGAAAGAGAATACAAAACCAAAAAACGAATCCTGTGCTGCCAAGCTTTTTGTGCTGTCAAAGGGCAAGCAAAAGTTTCTTGAGGCGCACGGTTTGGAGCAATGGTGGTCAGATGACTTGGAAATGCAAACGGCTCTGAATAACAGTAAACTGATTAGCAGACAGTTGAAATCTTTGTATAGCCTCCCGCCTGCAGAACGATCCCCGAGCAAGGCTTGA
- the LOC140838534 gene encoding cytochrome b561 domain-containing protein At4g18260-like translates to MISTQKLVRFAFPAGIFVLSLLLSIVSANDLKRKENVHSSNKHKIPEITPRLSFQIKLHGFLLWASVGFLMPVAILIKRMSNRRESLRKQRIILYIHAITQVVAVLLATAAAVLSIIYFENSFSNDHQIIGLAIYGVIWLQTLIGMLRPHRGSKGRSIWFLFHWLVGVAVSLLGVINIYTGLQAYHKRTSKNVKVWTVIFAVEISFILFLYFLQEKWHYAQKQGVILGNEPTQPTDQEMSPRCQRKEENS, encoded by the exons ATGATATCTACACAGAAGCTGGTGCGTTTCGCATTTCCTGCAGGTATTTTTGTACTTAGTCTCCTACTGTCTATCGTCTCAGCTAATGATCTCAAGAGAAAAGAAAACGTTCATTCGAGTAACAAACACAAGATTCCTGAG ATAACTCCTCGACTATCCTTTCAAATCAAACTTCATGGATTCCTACTCTGGGCTTCAGTTGGTTTTCTTATGCCGGTTGCGATACTTATTAAGAGGATGTCAAACAGAAGAGAATCCCTGAGAAAGCAAAGAATTATACTTTACATTCATGCTATTACACAG GTTGTCGCAGTCCTCCTTGCAACGGCAGCAGCAGTACTGTCAATAATATACTTCGAAAATTCTTTCAGCAACGATCACCAGATAATAGGCCTAGCCATTTATGGTGTCATATGGTTACAAACATTGATTGGCATGTTAAGGCCACATAG GGGAAGCAAAGGAAGAAGCATTTGGTTTCTTTTTCACTGGCTGGTAGGAGTAGCAGTTTCTTTACTCGgagtcatcaacatatacacgGGATTACAAGCCTACCATAAACGGACATCGAAAAACGTTAAGGTTTGGACTGTTATTTTCGCGGTGGAGATCTCATTCATACTCTTCCTCTACTTTCTTCAAGAAAAGTGGCACTACGCACAGAAACAAGGTGTGATTTTAGGAAATGAGCCTACACAGCCTACTGATCAAGAGATGTCTCCAAGATGCCAGAGGAAAGAAGAAAATAGCTGa